In a single window of the Nicotiana tomentosiformis chromosome 8, ASM39032v3, whole genome shotgun sequence genome:
- the LOC138897069 gene encoding uncharacterized protein: MILIAAPLNFEEGQSTYMPPRFNGQYYGWWKIRMHDFIMAGDSELWDVICHGPFVPTKTSGVPAITISKIRKEFNDADRKAIEKIFRAKKILLYGIGPYEYNRILACQSAKEIWEALQITHEGTTQVTQSKIDMLTTEYELFRIKDDESIQDMHTRFTSIIYELHSLGEIIPRNKLVRKILSVLPGSWESKVNAITEAKDLQKLTIDELIGNLKTYEMKKKKDNERRES, translated from the coding sequence ATGATCCTCATTGCTGCTCCActaaactttgaagaaggtcagtCCACCTACATGCCACCAAGGTTCAATGGCCAGTattatggatggtggaagataaggATGCACGATTTTATCATGGCTGGAGATTCCGAGCTCTGGGACGTCATCTGTCATGGACCCTTCGTTCCCACAAAAACCAGTGGTGTCCCTGCTATAACTATTtccaaaataagaaaagaatttAATGATGCCGACCGGAAAGCCATAGAGAAGATTTTTCGTGCAAAGAAAATCCTTCTCTATGGTATCGGTCCTTACGAATACAATAGGATATTGGCATGTCAGTCAGCCAAGGAAATCTGGGAAGCTCTCCAGATAACTCATGAAGGAACAACACAGGTCACGCAATCCAAGATCGACATGCTCACAACAGAATATGAGCTCTTTAGAATAAAGGACGAcgagtccattcaggacatgcacacTCGCTTCACCTCTATCATCTATGAGCTTCACTCACTGGGAGAAATCATTCCCAGGAACAAACTTGTCAGGAAAATACTTAGTGTATTACCTGGTTCTTGGGAAAGCAAGGTAAACGCCATCACAGAGGCAAAAGATTTGCAGAAgctgaccattgatgaactcattggtaatctgaaaacttatgaaatgaagaagaagaaggacaatgaGAGAAGAGAGTCTTGA